One Moorella sp. E308F genomic region harbors:
- the speD gene encoding adenosylmethionine decarboxylase, producing the protein MRALGRHVLAEVYGCSFEILNDIKKVEEIMVKAALEAGAEIREVCFHKFSPQGVSGVVVISESHLAIHTWPELGYAAVDVFTCGERVNPWDACRYLTEQFQAGEVHATEIERGVMEPPRAAAVNL; encoded by the coding sequence TTGCGCGCATTGGGCCGTCATGTTTTAGCTGAGGTTTATGGATGCAGCTTCGAGATCTTAAACGACATCAAAAAGGTCGAAGAAATCATGGTTAAAGCTGCTTTGGAGGCCGGTGCCGAAATCCGGGAAGTCTGCTTCCATAAATTCAGCCCTCAGGGTGTCAGCGGCGTGGTGGTCATCTCCGAATCGCACCTGGCAATCCACACATGGCCGGAGTTAGGGTATGCTGCCGTTGATGTTTTTACCTGTGGTGAAAGGGTAAATCCCTGGGATGCCTGCAGGTACTTAACCGAGCAGTTCCAAGCAGGCGAAGTCCACGCCACCGAAATTGAACGGGGCGTAATGGAACCTCCTCGGGCGGCAGCGGTAAATCTGTAG
- the gnd gene encoding phosphogluconate dehydrogenase (NAD(+)-dependent, decarboxylating), with the protein MQIGLIGLGKMGLNLALNMLDHGHEVIGYARTRSTVEKAAARGIKGAFSLEELVGELVSPRLIWLMIPAGKAVDEVIEQLLPLLAPGDIIIDGGNSHYRDTLRRYQFLKEKGIRFADSGTSGGIEGARYGACCMVGAEDELFTYLEPLFKDITVPGGYLHTGPPGSGHYVKMVHNGIEYGMMQAIGEGMEVLAKGPFKLDLRAVAGVWRHGSVIRGWLMDLMESALSKDATLESIKDIAYSSGEGLWTVEEALHLKVPAPVITAALLMRYRSEQEESFATKVVAALRHEFGGHEVARKY; encoded by the coding sequence TTGCAAATCGGCTTAATAGGCTTAGGCAAAATGGGCCTCAACCTGGCCCTCAATATGCTGGATCATGGTCACGAAGTGATAGGGTACGCCCGCACGAGGTCGACAGTGGAAAAGGCCGCCGCCCGTGGGATTAAAGGTGCTTTCAGCCTGGAAGAGCTGGTAGGCGAGTTGGTATCTCCCCGCCTTATCTGGTTAATGATCCCTGCCGGCAAAGCCGTGGACGAGGTTATTGAACAGCTATTACCCCTGCTTGCTCCCGGCGATATTATCATCGACGGGGGTAATTCTCATTACCGGGATACTTTACGCCGTTATCAATTTTTAAAGGAAAAGGGTATTCGCTTCGCCGATTCCGGTACTAGCGGCGGTATAGAGGGAGCTCGCTATGGCGCCTGCTGTATGGTGGGAGCCGAAGATGAGCTCTTTACCTATCTGGAGCCTTTGTTTAAGGATATAACCGTTCCCGGGGGCTACCTGCACACCGGCCCCCCCGGCAGCGGCCACTATGTTAAAATGGTCCATAACGGCATCGAATACGGCATGATGCAGGCCATCGGCGAGGGGATGGAAGTCCTGGCTAAAGGGCCCTTTAAACTGGATCTCAGGGCGGTGGCCGGGGTCTGGCGCCATGGTTCGGTAATCCGCGGCTGGCTAATGGACCTCATGGAAAGTGCCCTTAGCAAAGACGCTACTCTGGAAAGCATAAAAGATATCGCTTATTCATCCGGTGAGGGCCTCTGGACAGTGGAGGAAGCCCTGCATCTGAAGGTACCGGCGCCGGTAATCACGGCAGCCTTGCTGATGCGCTACCGCTCCGAGCAGGAGGAGAGCTTCGCCACCAAGGTGGTGGCCGCCCTGCGCCACGAGTTCGGCGGCCACGAGGTGGCCCGGAAATATTGA
- a CDS encoding uroporphyrinogen decarboxylase family protein gives MPNMTSLERVRAAANRMEPDVVPVGPYMGNHGAKVGGALISQYCTNGRIMAKAQLKAWEIYQQDIIVAQSDNYYIAEGFGITVDMHEDSTPTLREPVVHELQDVYKLRVPDPYKDGRMPVYLEAIDLIKEQVGGKVAIRGTGTGPFSLASHLMGTQRFLMELAMAATEPEGKNARALRHLLELTSDALIAFAKAQVEAGADIVQAGDSLASIDVISPKMYKEWAFPYEKKFFNALNICHKDRQVITLLHVCGDMTPVLPLMADTGAMILELDYKVDLGRAKAVVGDRVCLMGNLDPSELLLRGTPDEVAKEAQRCIDLAGKGGGFILGSGCELAYYTPQVNVRTMIRVARENRYPL, from the coding sequence ATGCCTAATATGACTTCACTTGAAAGGGTACGTGCCGCTGCCAATAGGATGGAACCCGATGTCGTACCAGTTGGACCTTATATGGGTAACCACGGGGCAAAGGTAGGCGGGGCTTTAATATCTCAATACTGCACCAACGGTAGAATAATGGCGAAAGCACAACTGAAGGCCTGGGAAATTTATCAGCAGGATATTATTGTCGCCCAATCGGACAACTACTATATTGCTGAAGGCTTCGGTATTACCGTGGATATGCATGAGGATTCTACACCCACTTTGAGGGAACCTGTGGTTCATGAACTTCAAGATGTTTATAAGCTTAGAGTACCTGACCCTTATAAAGATGGACGAATGCCTGTTTACCTTGAGGCCATTGATTTGATCAAAGAACAGGTGGGTGGTAAAGTCGCCATCAGGGGAACGGGTACCGGCCCTTTTTCCCTGGCGTCACATTTAATGGGTACCCAGCGCTTCTTGATGGAGTTAGCAATGGCTGCCACCGAACCTGAAGGAAAAAATGCCAGGGCTTTACGGCATTTATTAGAGCTGACCAGCGATGCATTAATTGCCTTCGCCAAAGCACAGGTGGAAGCAGGTGCCGACATTGTCCAGGCCGGTGATTCCCTGGCTTCTATCGATGTTATTTCACCTAAAATGTATAAGGAATGGGCCTTTCCCTATGAGAAAAAATTCTTTAATGCCCTTAATATCTGTCATAAAGACCGGCAGGTTATCACACTTCTTCATGTATGCGGCGATATGACACCGGTTTTACCTTTGATGGCGGATACTGGAGCCATGATTTTAGAGCTTGACTATAAGGTTGATTTGGGCAGAGCCAAGGCTGTCGTAGGCGATCGGGTATGCTTAATGGGTAACCTCGATCCATCTGAATTACTGTTACGAGGAACGCCGGATGAGGTAGCAAAAGAAGCCCAGCGGTGTATCGATTTAGCCGGCAAGGGTGGTGGGTTTATCCTCGGTTCCGGCTGCGAACTGGCTTATTACACCCCCCAGGTAAACGTCCGTACTATGATTCGGGTAGCCAGGGAGAATCGTTACCCGTTATAG
- a CDS encoding gluconokinase has translation MTGSGLFIGVDLGTTTTKAVVLDKQGQVRGYYAKESGFEQPQPGWAEQDAEKIFQDTLEVIGTAVRKAGARASEIDGVAFSSAMHGIMPVDAKGNPLTNCWIWADNRSATIAQRLRQDPKGKELYRCCGVPYHAMVPLCKLIWLRENMAEIFQKSTRFISIKEYIFFRLFGTYVIDYSLASATGLFNLYKLTWDKDALRLSGISHQQLSQPVPPTYILRGLKAGDAAAMGLKPETPFIIGASDGTLANLGVGAIKPGIAAISIGTSGAVRVHVDKPITDPGMRTFCYALTDKDWIIGGPINNGGLVYRWLRDKFFQAEVRAALEGKGEVYDLMNSCAASIPPGSDGLIFLPFLTGERAPWWNDSFRGIIVGLALHHGREHLARATMEGVCFSLYSVALALQELSGPFKEVRATGGFTRSSLWCQILADILGQEVIVYPGIEGACLGAAVLGMVATGQASDINIIYQFLQKAKQFDPYWLNTNKYRVLFDIYQRICRKIEKDFTSLGV, from the coding sequence ATGACCGGAAGCGGACTGTTTATTGGTGTTGATCTGGGAACAACTACAACAAAAGCTGTAGTTTTGGATAAGCAGGGACAAGTCCGTGGGTACTACGCAAAAGAAAGCGGTTTTGAACAACCCCAACCCGGCTGGGCAGAACAGGATGCCGAAAAAATTTTTCAGGATACACTGGAAGTAATAGGGACGGCTGTTAGGAAGGCCGGCGCCAGAGCCAGCGAAATTGACGGGGTAGCCTTCAGTTCGGCCATGCACGGTATTATGCCTGTGGATGCAAAAGGTAACCCCTTAACTAATTGCTGGATATGGGCGGACAACCGCAGTGCAACTATTGCCCAAAGACTACGCCAAGATCCAAAGGGAAAAGAGTTATATCGTTGTTGTGGTGTACCCTATCATGCTATGGTTCCTCTATGCAAGCTAATTTGGTTACGAGAGAATATGGCCGAAATTTTCCAGAAGAGCACTAGATTTATTTCAATTAAGGAGTATATTTTTTTCAGGCTTTTTGGGACATACGTTATTGATTATTCTTTAGCATCAGCAACTGGTCTTTTTAATTTATACAAGCTCACCTGGGATAAAGATGCTCTGCGGCTGTCAGGTATCAGCCATCAACAGCTTTCCCAACCTGTACCGCCGACTTACATTCTCCGGGGTCTTAAGGCAGGAGATGCGGCAGCCATGGGCCTGAAACCGGAAACCCCCTTTATAATTGGTGCCAGCGACGGGACCCTGGCCAACCTTGGTGTCGGCGCCATTAAACCGGGGATAGCAGCTATATCAATTGGTACCAGTGGTGCCGTAAGAGTCCATGTTGATAAACCCATAACTGATCCCGGCATGCGAACTTTTTGTTATGCCCTGACGGACAAAGATTGGATTATCGGCGGGCCCATCAATAACGGTGGATTGGTTTACCGCTGGCTGCGGGATAAGTTTTTTCAGGCTGAAGTAAGAGCTGCACTTGAGGGAAAGGGGGAAGTTTATGATTTAATGAATTCTTGTGCAGCCAGTATACCACCAGGCAGTGATGGCCTTATTTTTCTGCCCTTCCTCACAGGAGAAAGAGCACCGTGGTGGAATGACAGCTTCCGGGGCATTATTGTTGGCCTGGCCCTCCACCACGGCCGGGAACACCTGGCTCGGGCTACAATGGAAGGAGTTTGTTTCAGCCTTTACAGCGTTGCCCTGGCCTTGCAGGAGTTAAGTGGACCGTTTAAAGAAGTTCGTGCCACCGGCGGTTTCACTCGCTCGTCATTATGGTGTCAAATACTGGCAGACATTTTGGGACAAGAAGTAATAGTATATCCAGGTATTGAAGGTGCTTGCCTCGGGGCAGCGGTCCTTGGGATGGTTGCCACAGGACAAGCAAGCGATATCAACATCATTTATCAGTTCTTACAAAAAGCGAAGCAATTTGACCCCTATTGGCTAAACACCAATAAATACCGTGTTCTTTTTGATATTTACCAACGTATCTGTAGAAAAATAGAGAAAGACTTTACTTCTCTTGGGGTGTAA
- the garR gene encoding 2-hydroxy-3-oxopropionate reductase codes for MQKIGFIGLGIMGKPMSKNLLKAGYQLVVHDINRAAVDELVAAGAAPASSPKEVARQADIIITMLPNSPHVKEVVLGPEGVIEGARAGSILIDMSSIDPLVSREIAARLAEKGIRMLDAPVSGGEPKAIDGTLAIMVGGNQADFDACFNILKAMGSSVVRVGEIGAGNVAKLANQVIVALNIAAMSEALVLATKAGVDPELVYQAIRGGLAGSTVLDAKAPLVLDRKFNPGFRINLHIKDLANALAASHEVGVPLPLTAAMMEILQALKVDGLGDADHGAIIRFYEKLAQVEVRRQN; via the coding sequence ATGCAAAAGATTGGTTTCATCGGCCTTGGTATCATGGGTAAACCCATGAGCAAGAATTTATTGAAAGCCGGGTACCAGCTGGTGGTGCATGATATCAATCGGGCGGCGGTAGATGAACTCGTAGCTGCCGGGGCTGCCCCGGCCAGTTCGCCCAAAGAGGTGGCAAGGCAGGCAGATATTATCATCACTATGCTCCCCAACTCCCCCCATGTTAAGGAAGTAGTCTTAGGCCCGGAAGGTGTCATTGAAGGTGCCCGAGCCGGTTCCATCCTTATCGATATGAGCTCCATCGACCCCCTGGTCAGCCGGGAGATAGCAGCCAGGCTTGCTGAGAAAGGGATTAGAATGCTTGATGCCCCGGTGAGCGGCGGGGAACCGAAGGCCATCGACGGTACACTGGCTATTATGGTGGGCGGCAACCAGGCGGATTTTGACGCCTGCTTTAACATCCTTAAAGCCATGGGATCTTCTGTCGTCCGGGTGGGCGAGATAGGTGCCGGCAACGTGGCCAAGCTGGCCAACCAGGTTATCGTCGCCTTGAACATTGCCGCCATGTCCGAAGCTCTGGTACTGGCCACCAAAGCCGGCGTTGATCCCGAACTGGTATATCAGGCCATTCGCGGCGGATTGGCCGGCAGTACCGTCCTGGATGCCAAGGCACCGCTGGTGCTGGATAGGAAATTTAACCCCGGTTTCCGCATTAATTTGCATATTAAAGACCTGGCCAATGCCTTGGCTGCCAGCCATGAAGTCGGAGTGCCCTTGCCTTTGACTGCCGCCATGATGGAAATCCTCCAGGCTTTAAAGGTTGATGGCCTGGGTGATGCCGACCATGGTGCTATTATTCGTTTCTACGAAAAGCTGGCTCAAGTTGAGGTGAGGCGACAAAATTGA
- a CDS encoding transketolase family protein → MSILLNPREAYGKTLVELAAADKRIVALDADLAKSTRGILVEERFPERHFEMSIAEQNMVSVAVGLALGGKIPFVHSFAVFLTGRAYDQIRVGVALARSNVKLIGSSAGLSDYGDGATHQSVEDVALMRALPNMTVIVPSDATETAKATRAIAKYEGPVYLRLNRNDLPAVFPVEEEFCIGKVYPLRQGKHVTVFASGIMVSRSLEAAEILAEEGIETSVINVSTIKPLDREAITALARETGAVVVAEEHSVIGGLGSAIAEALRGEKNIAMEFVGIEDVFGQSACNYHDLLTAYNLTSEAVLSACRRVVAL, encoded by the coding sequence ATGAGTATCTTGTTAAATCCCCGTGAAGCCTATGGTAAAACGTTAGTGGAACTGGCTGCAGCAGATAAGCGCATCGTTGCTCTGGATGCAGATCTGGCAAAATCTACTCGGGGCATCCTGGTCGAAGAACGTTTCCCGGAAAGACACTTTGAGATGAGCATCGCCGAGCAGAACATGGTTTCCGTCGCCGTTGGCCTTGCCCTGGGAGGCAAGATCCCCTTCGTCCATTCCTTTGCCGTCTTCCTTACGGGTCGGGCCTATGACCAGATTCGTGTAGGGGTGGCCCTGGCCCGGTCTAACGTCAAATTGATCGGCTCTTCCGCCGGACTTTCTGATTATGGTGACGGCGCTACTCATCAATCGGTGGAGGATGTGGCCTTGATGCGAGCTTTGCCCAATATGACGGTCATCGTTCCATCAGATGCAACGGAAACAGCGAAGGCCACCAGGGCCATCGCCAAGTATGAAGGGCCTGTATACTTGCGGCTTAATCGCAATGACCTCCCGGCTGTTTTCCCTGTAGAAGAAGAGTTCTGCATTGGTAAAGTCTATCCTTTACGCCAGGGAAAACATGTTACCGTATTTGCCAGCGGTATTATGGTCAGCCGCTCCCTGGAGGCCGCTGAAATCCTGGCCGAGGAGGGAATAGAAACAAGTGTGATAAATGTGAGTACCATTAAACCCCTGGACCGGGAAGCCATCACCGCCCTGGCCAGGGAAACCGGGGCGGTAGTTGTCGCTGAAGAACATAGCGTTATCGGTGGCCTGGGCAGCGCTATTGCCGAAGCGCTTCGCGGAGAAAAGAACATCGCTATGGAATTTGTGGGCATCGAAGATGTTTTTGGCCAGTCAGCTTGTAATTACCATGATCTATTGACAGCCTACAATTTAACCAGTGAGGCAGTATTATCCGCCTGCCGGCGGGTAGTAGCCCTATAA
- a CDS encoding transketolase, whose translation MITGEQKEFLQKKAARIRRDIVDMVAPPKIGHLGGSASCAEIIAVLYFYKLRHDPQNPNWPERDRFIMSKGHSGLAQYAALAECGYFPREELRYNKELGCHLQGHPDMRKTPGIEANTGSLGQGLSIGLGLALAAKLDNASYKVYVLLGDGELAEGQVWEAAMAAAAYRADNLVAIVDKNNVQATGPIKERMDMGVLKEKWEAFGWYVLEVDGHDVGALASALDEADTVCGRPVVIITHTVKGKGIPFAEHKAAYHNAGMTEEEYQIACAATEAALAGGDNK comes from the coding sequence ATGATCACCGGTGAACAAAAAGAGTTTTTACAAAAGAAAGCTGCCCGTATCCGACGGGATATCGTCGATATGGTGGCGCCGCCCAAAATAGGGCATCTGGGGGGATCTGCATCCTGCGCCGAGATTATAGCCGTACTTTATTTCTATAAACTCCGGCACGACCCGCAAAATCCCAACTGGCCAGAGCGGGATCGCTTTATTATGAGTAAAGGCCATTCGGGCCTGGCCCAGTATGCCGCCCTGGCGGAATGCGGGTATTTTCCCAGGGAAGAACTCCGGTACAATAAAGAGCTGGGCTGCCACCTCCAGGGGCACCCCGATATGCGCAAAACCCCGGGAATTGAAGCCAATACCGGTTCCCTGGGCCAGGGGCTATCGATAGGCCTGGGACTGGCCCTGGCGGCCAAACTGGATAATGCATCTTACAAAGTTTACGTCCTCTTGGGCGACGGCGAACTGGCTGAAGGCCAGGTCTGGGAGGCGGCCATGGCTGCTGCCGCCTACCGGGCTGACAACCTGGTAGCCATAGTGGATAAAAATAATGTGCAAGCCACCGGACCTATCAAGGAACGGATGGATATGGGGGTCTTGAAGGAAAAATGGGAGGCCTTCGGCTGGTATGTCCTGGAGGTAGACGGCCACGATGTTGGGGCCCTTGCTTCGGCTCTGGACGAAGCCGATACAGTCTGCGGCCGGCCGGTAGTGATTATTACCCACACTGTAAAAGGTAAAGGTATTCCCTTTGCTGAACATAAAGCTGCATATCACAATGCCGGTATGACGGAAGAAGAGTACCAGATTGCCTGCGCCGCGACCGAAGCAGCCCTGGCTGGAGGTGACAACAAATGA
- a CDS encoding zinc-dependent alcohol dehydrogenase, giving the protein MKAVVKYANQDGCTEIRDVPVPTIGPTDVLVEVAYTGICGSDPHMHHQNVSYPVNVPLILGHEFAGTIVEVGAEVKGWAVGERVTAETHARYCGHCYLCRTNLYHLCRERKGFGFGVDGAFTRYVRVPARILHQVPEAVSLKEAAITEPFCVAYNALVNNSQVRPGDIIVVIGPGPIGLLCTAMANLLGAGEIIVVGTAGDEERLEKAREFGATRTLISSGDNVLKLVQEVGDGYGADVVVDTAGPAATLRLSLDIVRPAGQITKIGWGPAPVNFSLDQLIAKSVRLQGSFSHTWDVWEKCLTLMSEKEINLNKLITHELPLEEWEKGFELIENRQGLKVLLTPS; this is encoded by the coding sequence ATGAAAGCCGTTGTCAAATATGCTAATCAGGACGGTTGTACGGAAATAAGGGACGTGCCCGTACCAACCATTGGCCCTACCGATGTATTAGTAGAAGTAGCTTACACCGGTATCTGCGGTAGCGACCCCCACATGCACCACCAGAATGTTTCCTACCCTGTCAACGTACCGTTAATCCTGGGACATGAGTTTGCCGGTACCATCGTAGAAGTAGGAGCGGAAGTTAAGGGGTGGGCGGTCGGCGAGCGGGTGACAGCCGAAACCCATGCCCGGTATTGCGGGCATTGCTACCTGTGCCGGACCAACCTTTATCACCTCTGCCGCGAACGCAAGGGGTTCGGATTTGGAGTCGACGGCGCCTTTACCCGCTACGTCCGGGTTCCGGCACGCATCCTGCACCAGGTGCCGGAAGCTGTAAGCCTTAAAGAGGCAGCCATTACGGAACCCTTCTGCGTAGCCTACAACGCCCTGGTTAACAACAGCCAGGTTAGGCCCGGGGATATTATCGTAGTAATTGGACCCGGCCCTATAGGCCTGCTTTGTACGGCCATGGCCAATCTCCTCGGCGCCGGGGAAATAATCGTCGTTGGTACAGCCGGAGATGAAGAGCGCCTGGAAAAGGCTCGGGAATTCGGTGCGACCAGGACGTTAATCAGTAGCGGCGATAACGTTTTAAAGCTAGTACAGGAAGTGGGGGATGGTTACGGGGCCGATGTGGTGGTGGACACCGCCGGCCCGGCGGCCACCCTGAGGTTGTCCCTGGACATTGTTCGGCCAGCTGGGCAAATCACCAAAATCGGCTGGGGACCAGCACCGGTAAACTTTTCCCTCGACCAGTTGATAGCCAAATCCGTTCGCCTGCAGGGCTCTTTCAGTCATACATGGGACGTTTGGGAGAAATGCCTGACCCTCATGAGTGAAAAGGAAATTAATCTGAACAAACTAATAACCCATGAACTACCTCTGGAAGAATGGGAAAAAGGATTTGAACTCATCGAAAATCGCCAGGGACTTAAAGTTTTGCTCACACCATCTTAA
- a CDS encoding TRAP transporter substrate-binding protein, with protein MATKYSRLVKKGGAKIYSRPAVFNLKKLEEDLHMRKKLVLVLTVLAVIAALLSGCTLSQQKAPATSGTSKQTEGSKNEGQIVIKISNGVNEKHPSYLACKKFEEIVEQKTNGKYDVQVYANAQLGDDVKATQDVRMGNLEMVVTSASPITGLAKDFMVFDLPFIVPSEKAADAIFDGPVGKKIASTLDSKGLHLLAYYENGFRQLTNSVREVKSPADVKGLKIRTMENPIHLATWRALGANPTPMPFSEVFTAMQQKTIDGQENPIPTIYLQKFYEVQKYVTMTGHIYGPHIMLISEKLWESMPPEDKKIFEEAAEESAKFQRSTNREMNKNYVDELKKVGMTVTELTPEQLKAFQDAVQPVYKEFEDKIGKELIAEFKKAVEAVK; from the coding sequence TTGGCAACTAAATACTCCCGGCTGGTAAAGAAAGGAGGGGCAAAGATTTATAGTAGACCAGCCGTTTTCAATTTAAAAAAACTAGAGGAGGATCTGCACATGAGGAAAAAGCTAGTCTTAGTGTTAACTGTTCTGGCTGTTATAGCGGCATTACTATCAGGATGTACATTATCACAACAAAAAGCTCCGGCAACCAGTGGTACATCCAAGCAGACAGAGGGGTCAAAGAATGAAGGTCAGATAGTAATTAAAATCAGTAATGGCGTCAATGAAAAACACCCTTCTTATTTGGCTTGTAAAAAATTCGAAGAGATTGTAGAACAAAAAACTAACGGAAAATACGACGTACAGGTTTATGCTAATGCTCAGCTGGGGGATGACGTAAAAGCAACCCAGGATGTCAGAATGGGCAACCTTGAAATGGTTGTTACCTCTGCCTCGCCAATAACAGGCCTGGCAAAAGACTTTATGGTTTTTGACCTCCCCTTTATCGTTCCCAGCGAAAAGGCTGCCGATGCAATATTTGACGGACCTGTAGGAAAGAAAATAGCTTCCACCTTGGATTCAAAGGGCCTGCATTTACTGGCATACTATGAGAACGGGTTCAGGCAGTTAACAAACAGCGTACGTGAGGTAAAAAGTCCGGCAGATGTTAAAGGGTTGAAAATAAGGACCATGGAGAATCCCATTCACTTGGCGACATGGAGGGCATTAGGAGCTAACCCGACTCCTATGCCATTCAGTGAAGTATTTACCGCAATGCAACAAAAGACCATTGATGGCCAGGAAAACCCGATACCTACTATTTACCTGCAGAAATTCTATGAAGTGCAGAAGTACGTTACAATGACCGGACACATATACGGGCCACATATTATGTTAATCAGCGAAAAACTTTGGGAGTCTATGCCTCCTGAGGACAAGAAAATATTTGAAGAAGCCGCAGAAGAATCAGCAAAGTTTCAACGGAGCACAAACAGAGAGATGAACAAGAATTATGTTGATGAGTTAAAGAAAGTCGGCATGACAGTTACAGAACTAACACCTGAGCAGCTCAAGGCATTCCAGGATGCGGTTCAGCCTGTTTATAAAGAATTTGAAGATAAGATTGGAAAAGAACTTATCGCCGAATTTAAGAAAGCGGTTGAGGCTGTTAAATAG
- a CDS encoding TRAP transporter large permease, with protein MMLAAFLISMFSFIFLNVPIAFSLVLTALVLMMFTGSVSPAIITQNIVRGIDNFPLMAIPFFVLAGEIMNAGGISKRIVNFAKALIGHVTGGLGYVTVLASMLFAGVSGSAVADTSAIGSILLPVMEEQGYDKNKSTALIVSAGTIGPIIPPSIPMIIFGVIGGVSIVKLFLGGIIPGILIGIGLMIGWYFHSKKRGYRKTRRTTLKELWQSTIAAFWAILLPVIIMGGILGGIFTPTEAAVVAVVYALLVGFFAYRELKLSYLPEIFARAAKSTAVVMLVCGAATAAGYLITTAQIPQLLSNTLLSISNNIVVLMLLINILLLLVGLVMDLTPALLILGPILLPIATNFGLDPIYFGVVMVMNLCIGIITPPVGTVLYVGCGLSGLSMGELVKPLLSFISIMIAVLLIVTYFPGIITFIPNAFGN; from the coding sequence ATCATGCTAGCTGCCTTTTTAATAAGCATGTTTTCCTTCATTTTTTTAAATGTGCCTATCGCTTTTAGTCTTGTATTAACGGCCCTGGTGCTGATGATGTTTACAGGCAGCGTATCACCTGCTATTATTACTCAGAATATCGTCAGAGGCATAGATAACTTCCCCTTAATGGCCATACCTTTCTTTGTTCTAGCAGGGGAAATTATGAACGCCGGCGGCATATCGAAAAGAATTGTAAACTTTGCTAAAGCGCTGATCGGGCACGTAACCGGAGGTTTGGGATATGTTACCGTACTCGCCAGCATGCTGTTTGCAGGGGTGTCCGGGTCGGCGGTAGCCGATACATCTGCCATTGGGTCCATATTGCTCCCTGTTATGGAGGAACAAGGTTACGACAAAAATAAAAGTACCGCCTTAATAGTATCGGCTGGTACTATTGGACCTATTATCCCCCCCAGTATCCCGATGATTATTTTTGGCGTTATAGGTGGCGTATCCATTGTCAAGTTGTTCCTGGGAGGCATTATCCCTGGAATATTAATCGGAATAGGACTGATGATAGGATGGTACTTCCATTCGAAAAAGCGTGGCTACAGGAAGACTAGAAGAACAACTTTAAAGGAATTGTGGCAGAGTACGATAGCGGCTTTCTGGGCAATACTTTTACCAGTTATTATTATGGGAGGAATCTTGGGCGGAATATTTACTCCCACCGAAGCAGCGGTGGTGGCGGTAGTATATGCCCTTTTGGTGGGATTCTTTGCCTACAGGGAGTTAAAATTAAGTTATCTACCGGAGATATTTGCCCGCGCGGCCAAAAGTACAGCGGTTGTAATGCTTGTATGTGGAGCGGCAACAGCAGCGGGATACCTGATTACAACAGCCCAGATACCTCAGCTCCTGTCTAACACCCTTTTGTCCATATCCAATAATATTGTCGTACTCATGTTGTTAATCAATATATTGCTGCTGCTAGTAGGGCTCGTAATGGACCTGACTCCCGCCTTGCTCATCCTGGGTCCCATCCTGCTGCCTATAGCTACGAATTTTGGGCTGGACCCTATCTATTTCGGTGTGGTTATGGTAATGAATCTGTGTATAGGCATCATAACACCTCCGGTAGGCACGGTATTGTATGTGGGTTGCGGGCTGTCCGGGCTGTCAATGGGTGAACTGGTCAAACCCCTCTTAAGTTTCATCAGTATAATGATAGCGGTACTATTGATAGTCACTTATTTCCCCGGAATAATTACTTTTATACCTAATGCGTTTGGCAACTAA
- a CDS encoding TRAP transporter small permease, with protein MYKNLTIICEKILQYTIIILLSGMVIVVFFNVIGRYFLNAAIAWSEEVSRFMLIWLVFLGAILAYINDEHLGLDIVVKSIPKKAAKVIAVIADLLVLYAITIILKGGYSITMESWDWTSPAAAIPYAYVYLIVPISGAILFLQTILKIIYHIKALFMREASDKVQGKEGVSC; from the coding sequence ATGTATAAAAATTTAACCATAATATGCGAAAAAATATTACAATATACGATAATAATTTTGCTATCAGGAATGGTTATTGTCGTATTTTTCAACGTCATCGGACGCTACTTTTTAAATGCAGCAATTGCCTGGTCAGAAGAGGTTTCCCGGTTCATGCTCATATGGCTGGTATTTTTAGGAGCAATTCTGGCTTATATCAACGATGAGCATCTGGGATTAGATATAGTGGTAAAGTCAATCCCCAAAAAAGCAGCAAAAGTTATAGCTGTGATTGCCGACCTGCTCGTCCTATATGCAATAACAATAATTTTAAAAGGCGGATATTCCATTACTATGGAAAGTTGGGACTGGACATCACCTGCGGCAGCAATACCTTACGCTTATGTATACTTAATCGTACCTATATCCGGAGCAATACTGTTCCTGCAGACGATATTAAAAATTATTTATCATATAAAAGCACTTTTTATGAGAGAAGCTTCGGATAAAGTGCAAGGCAAGGAGGGGGTATCATGCTAG